From Polaribacter haliotis:
ATCTCCAATTTTTGTAGAGTTTGAAACATCTACAGATGTGCCTTGAGTAACGACAGTATTCGATAAATCTTGATTAAAACTTTTAACTTTATAAGTTCCAGAAACATTGGTCAAAGAAAAATCTAAAGCGACAGTTTTTTCACTATCACCACAACTTGTTATAGTTACTGCTATAAAAAGGGCAAAAATAATTTTAATTGTTTTCATAATATTTTTTTGTCAAAGATAACTAATAAATTAAATGATAATTACGTTTTTATAAATATCAATTTTCAGAAGCATACCATTCTGCAAAACTAGAGTCTGTTTCTTGTAATTTTATAGAATGAAGTTTGATGTTTTTAGGCAATCTTTTTTTAATTTTTTTAGCAAAATCAATTACCATCATTTCGCTAGTTGGCTGGTAATCTACTAATAAAACATCATGTCCTCTGTCCATTAATTCTTTGGCTAATTCTACATGAGGTGTGTTTTTATTAAAGACAGTTGCGTGATCGAAAACATCTACAATTTCTTCGTTTACAATTTTTTTTAAGTCACCAAAATCGATAACCATCCCGAATTTTACATTCGTATTATCCTTAATTGGTTTTCCAGAAACTGTTACAGAAAGTTTATACGAATGCCCGTGAACATTTTTACATTTTCCATCATAACCATATAAAGCATGACCGGTTTCAAAATTGAATTGCTTTGTAATTCTAATTGTACTCATTAACGACGCTTGTTTCTATATTTGTTGTAAAAATACACAATAACCAAAGCTATTGCTAATACTAAAAATAAATAATCTCCCATTTTGTTTATATATTGATGTTATTATTCTTCCACTAAAAAATTCTGAAGAACATCTGCAATTTTTCTATTGTCAGACAATTGCGGAATTTTGTTTTGTCCGCCAAATTTACCAATCGATTTCATATATTCATGAAAACCACCTTTTTTAACTTTTTTAATGACAAGTTTACGCAATATTTTTCCTTCAATTAAATCGAAATAATAAATATTTTGCTCTTGCATAGAAGCATCTACTTTTTCGGCAAATTCCTCTAAATTTTCTGGTTCATTTTCAAACTCTATAAACCATTCGTGATAAGGCAAACCGTTTGCAGGATTTACTTGTGGTGCCACAGTAAACTCACTAATATTTATGTTGGTTCCTTTTATGGAATCGTTTAACGCTTTTTCTACCTCTTTTCCAATAACGTGTTCGCCAAAGGCGGAAATAAAGTGTTTTATTCTTCCTGTTACTTTAATTCTATAAGGTTTTGTTGAAGTAAATTCTACAGTATCGCCAATATTATAACCCCAAAGACCAGCAGTTGTATTTAAAATGATGACGTAATTCACACCAATTTTTACATCTTTTATAGAAATTCTGGTCGGATTTTCATCAAAAAACTCGGTTGCAGGAATAAATTCGTAAAAAATACCAGAATCTAATTGCAACAACATTCCTTTTTCGGTTTGCGAATCTTGGTATGCAATAAAACCTTCTGAAGCAGGATATAATTCTATATAATCGATTTTTTTACCAATTAAACTTTCGAACTTATTTTTATAAGGTTCAAAATTTACACCTCCGTAAATAAAGAAATTAAAATTGGGGAATAATTCAGAAACCTTTTTACCGGTTTTTTCAATCAGTTTTTCGAAATACATTTGCACCCAAGAAGGAATTCCGCTAATAACAGTCATGTCTTCATTTACGGTTTCTTTAACAACTGCATTTACTTTAGTATCCCAATCTTCAATGCAATTGGTCTCCCAACTTGGTAAACGGTTTTTTAGTAAATATTGTGGAACGTAATGTGCTACAATTCCACTTAATCTGCCAAGTTTTACACCATTTTTATCTTCTAAAACAGGACTTCCTTGTAGAAAAATCATTTTTCCATCCACAAAACTGGCGTCATTTTTTTCAACAATATAAAATAACAATGCATTTCTAGCCGCCTTTATATGGGTTGGCATCGATTCTTTTGTAATAGGAATGTATTTTGCACCAGAAGTTGTACCAGATGTTTTGGCATAATACAATGGTTTTCCTTTCCAGAGAACATTTTCTTCCCCAGCAACCATTCTATCTACATAAGGTCTTAAACCTTCGTAATCTGTAACTTTTACGTGTTTTTTAAAATCTTCGTAAGTTACTATCTTATCAAAATTATGGTCTTTTCCAAAAGCAGTTTTACTCGCTTCAGAAATTAAATTTTTAAAGACTTTTTCTTGTGTTTCAAAGGGGTTTTTAGCCCATTTTTGCACTTTTTTAGTAGCGAATTTGGCAAACGGAATTGCAAAAAAAGATTTTATACTCATTATTTAAAATCGATAAAATTAATAGGATTTACAGCATAACCACCACTCCAAAGTTCGAAATGCAAATGTGGACCCGTAGTTAATTCTCCTGTAGAACCAACAGTGGCAATAACTTCACCAGATTTCACAAAATCACCTTGTTGTTTTAGTAAATTTCCATTGTGTTTGTAAACGGAAATATAATCGTTACCATGTTTTAAAATAATTACGTAGCCAGTTTCTGTATTCCAGCCAGAAAAAATAACAGTTCCATCTGCAACTGCTTTTATAGGAGTTCCAGTTTTGGCAACAATATCTACTGCAAAATGCTTTGTGTTTGAATCAAAATTTTGAGAAATAGAACCCGATAATGGAGCGAAAAAAACAACATTATTTTTATTATTTGAATTGTTTAAGATGGAAAAACGTGTTTCTCTATCTATCTTCTCTCTAAATAAAGAATCTTCTTTAGAAGCATTTAATTTACTCTCATCTACTACAATAGGAGTATTTTCAGAAATAATAGAATCGATACTTTCTGGTTTTATTTCTCCTGTTAAAACAGGTTTTAAGGCTTTTGTGTAGTTTTCTAATGTGGCTAATTTAGCTTTTAAAGAATCTGCTTCGAAAGTCAATTTTACAGCATCTGCTTTTAATTTAGAAGAAGAATAACCTGGAATGTATTCTTTAATTGGTGTAAACGCAATTAAAACTGTTGTTAAGGCAATTAATAAAATGGAGAAAATTCCTCCCAAAACAAACACATTTAAACGAGATAGTTTTAACGAAAAACGCTCTTCGAACGTATTTTCATTTAAAACTACTAACCTGTATTTGTCAGTTAGTTTTTGTTTTAATTTCCCCTTTTTTTTATCCTTTTTAGCCACAAATTATATTTTGAATAGTACAAATATACAGAAACCCTTACAGAGCGTATTTGTTTAATAACGGAATAAAAATAATTAAATTATTTTTTGTAGAAATTCATTTCGTCTATGTAGTTCCATACTTCTTTGGTTAACATAGGTTGTATGTTTTTACTCTCTTTAATTCCATTTCTTATCATTGTTGAAGAAATTTCTACAATTGGAGCTTCCACTTTATGGATTTTCGGATGATTATCGAATCTAGTTTCCACTTTTCCTTCAGAAATTCTTGGATAAACATATATATGATGATGCTCTAAAATAGTTTCATAATTTTTCCATTTATGAAAACTCTTCAAATTATCTTCACCCATAATTAAACAAAATTCTTTGTTGGGATATTGTTCAGAAATATGTGCTAAAGTAAAAACAGTATAATTTGGTTGAGGTAGCTTAAACTCAATATCCGAAGGTTTAATTTTCGAATAATTCTCTGTTGCTTTATAAACTAGCTCAAATCGATGATGATTTTCCAGCAAAGAACTTTTCTTTTTAAATGGATTATGTGGTGTTACCACCATCCAAATTTCATCTAAATCAGAATTTTCAACCATGTGATTGGCTATAATTAAATGCCCCACATGAATTGGATTAAAAGTGCCAAAATATAAACCGATTTTCATTGTAAACAGTTTGAAGTGGGAAGTTGGGAGCTTGAAGTATTCAGTCAGTATTTAACTTCCAACTTCCCACTTCCAACTTCACGCTTTTTAATTTTTTTCTATACTTATTTAATACTTAATTTACCTTCCAACTTCCAACTTCCAACTTCCAACTTCCAACTTCCAACTTCCAACTTCCAACTTCCTACTCCAAACTTCCAACTTCCTTCTCATTCAAAAACTCACTCATTAAATCTTCTGCTTCTTTTAAAGCAACATCTAAATCGTAATTTTTAATAATTTTATCGAATTGAGGTGCAGTTGCTAATTCTACAGAAGCTTTTGCAATTCGCATATTTATTTTTTCTTCGCTTTCTGTTTTACGCTTTTTCAAACGGATTTTTAACTCATCCACACTTGGTGGTTTTACAAAAACCGATAATGTTTTTTCTGGATATTTTTTCTTAATTCGAAGTCCTCCAACCACATCAATATCAAAAATAACATGTTTTTTTTGCGCCCAAATTCTTTCAACTTCACTTTTTAAAGTTCCATAGAAATTATCTCTGTACACTTCTTCCCATTCTAGAAATTCATCATTTTTAATTTTATCTTTAAAATCTCTTAAAGAGATAAAATAATAGTCTTCGCCATCTTTTTCGAAACCTCTTGGTTCTCTT
This genomic window contains:
- a CDS encoding 6-pyruvoyl trahydropterin synthase family protein, producing MSTIRITKQFNFETGHALYGYDGKCKNVHGHSYKLSVTVSGKPIKDNTNVKFGMVIDFGDLKKIVNEEIVDVFDHATVFNKNTPHVELAKELMDRGHDVLLVDYQPTSEMMVIDFAKKIKKRLPKNIKLHSIKLQETDSSFAEWYASEN
- a CDS encoding GH3 auxin-responsive promoter family protein produces the protein MSIKSFFAIPFAKFATKKVQKWAKNPFETQEKVFKNLISEASKTAFGKDHNFDKIVTYEDFKKHVKVTDYEGLRPYVDRMVAGEENVLWKGKPLYYAKTSGTTSGAKYIPITKESMPTHIKAARNALLFYIVEKNDASFVDGKMIFLQGSPVLEDKNGVKLGRLSGIVAHYVPQYLLKNRLPSWETNCIEDWDTKVNAVVKETVNEDMTVISGIPSWVQMYFEKLIEKTGKKVSELFPNFNFFIYGGVNFEPYKNKFESLIGKKIDYIELYPASEGFIAYQDSQTEKGMLLQLDSGIFYEFIPATEFFDENPTRISIKDVKIGVNYVIILNTTAGLWGYNIGDTVEFTSTKPYRIKVTGRIKHFISAFGEHVIGKEVEKALNDSIKGTNINISEFTVAPQVNPANGLPYHEWFIEFENEPENLEEFAEKVDASMQEQNIYYFDLIEGKILRKLVIKKVKKGGFHEYMKSIGKFGGQNKIPQLSDNRKIADVLQNFLVEE
- a CDS encoding M23 family metallopeptidase, giving the protein MAKKDKKKGKLKQKLTDKYRLVVLNENTFEERFSLKLSRLNVFVLGGIFSILLIALTTVLIAFTPIKEYIPGYSSSKLKADAVKLTFEADSLKAKLATLENYTKALKPVLTGEIKPESIDSIISENTPIVVDESKLNASKEDSLFREKIDRETRFSILNNSNNKNNVVFFAPLSGSISQNFDSNTKHFAVDIVAKTGTPIKAVADGTVIFSGWNTETGYVIILKHGNDYISVYKHNGNLLKQQGDFVKSGEVIATVGSTGELTTGPHLHFELWSGGYAVNPINFIDFK
- the nadD gene encoding nicotinate (nicotinamide) nucleotide adenylyltransferase encodes the protein MKIGLYFGTFNPIHVGHLIIANHMVENSDLDEIWMVVTPHNPFKKKSSLLENHHRFELVYKATENYSKIKPSDIEFKLPQPNYTVFTLAHISEQYPNKEFCLIMGEDNLKSFHKWKNYETILEHHHIYVYPRISEGKVETRFDNHPKIHKVEAPIVEISSTMIRNGIKESKNIQPMLTKEVWNYIDEMNFYKK
- the gmk gene encoding guanylate kinase; translated protein: MKDFKGKLFVFSAPSGSGKTTIVRHLLAQEKFNLEFSISATSREPRGFEKDGEDYYFISLRDFKDKIKNDEFLEWEEVYRDNFYGTLKSEVERIWAQKKHVIFDIDVVGGLRIKKKYPEKTLSVFVKPPSVDELKIRLKKRKTESEEKINMRIAKASVELATAPQFDKIIKNYDLDVALKEAEDLMSEFLNEKEVGSLE